The following DNA comes from Vigna radiata var. radiata cultivar VC1973A chromosome 4, Vradiata_ver6, whole genome shotgun sequence.
AATGCAGGATCTTATGTCCATGCAGGCAGTAAATCAAGCCCAAGCATCATCGTCTAGAAATTCATCTGACCATTTTAATCATGGGGAAAAACGGGTAGAGCAAGGGCAGCAGCTAGCACCTGCTAGAAAGAGTGAAGGAAATCCTTCAAGTCAGGGACCAGCTGTTGGAAATATAGTACCTGGAAACATTATAAGACCTGTGCAAGCTCTGGCAAATCAACAGAACACCTCAAACACCATGAACAACCAGATTGCAATGTCTGCTCAATTGCGGGCTATGCAGGCATGGGCACATGAACAAAATATTGATATGTCACATCCTGCAAATGCTCAGTTAATGGCTCAGCTTATTCCATTGATGCAATCAAGGATGGTTCAACAACCGAAGGTAAATGATACTAACTCAGGTGCACAGTCATCACCTGTCCCCGTTTCAAACCAGCAGGTTACTTCTCCAGCAGTGGCAAGTGAAAGTTCAGCACGTGCTAATTCATCTGGCGATGTGTCTGCACAGTCAGGTTCTGTGAAAGGCAGGCAGATGGCTCCACCCAACCATTTGAGCCCACCAATTAGTGCTGGTATAGCCAGTACCTCTAGTGACATGACTGTGCAGCAATTCAGTCTTCATAGCAGAGACACTCAAGGATCTTTGAAGCAATCAGTTCTAACTGGAAATGGAATGCATTCACAGCAAACCTCGGCAAACATGAACATTGGTGCAGATCATCCTCTGAATGCGAAAGCATCATCATCTTGTCCAGAACCTGCAAAAATGCAGTACATCAGGCAATTAAACCAATCTGCTTCTCAGGGTGGAGGTCTGACAAATGAAGGTGGATCAGGAAATTACACCAAAACTCAAGCGGGGCCATCTCAGACACCTCAACAAAGAAATGGTTTCACCAAACAACAGCTTCATGTTCTTAAGGCACAAATACTAGCATTTCGGCGTCTGAAGGTTTAATATCTTCTTTCCTTCATTCTGTTTGCTGCTTGGATTATGTGTTTTTGTGCTATTTATGCACACCTTGTGAAATGCAAATGTACCGCATAATATTTAATGAAGATTGTGCTCTCTGATTTATTTTTCCTGTTGTTTATAGAAAGGAGAAGGTGCACTTCCCCAAGAACTTCTACGGTCCATCAATCCACCACCTCTTGATTTGCAAGTGCAGCAGCCAATTCATTCTGGAGGAGCACAAAATCAAGAGAGATCGGCTGGAAATATTGTGGCTGAACAGCAAAGGCAGAATGAGGCCAATGCCAAAGATTCACAGCATATCCCATCCATTAGTGGAAATATCTCTTCAAAGAAGGAAGCCTTTATGAGAGATGAGAGCAATCCTGTAACAGCTGTTTATATGCAGGCCACGTCTCCTGTGATAAAGGAATCTGCTGGAAGGGAAGAGCAGCAGTCTGTTGTATGCTCTGCTAAGTCTGATCAGGAAAATGAACATGGAATTAACAGAACATCTGTTAGAAACGAGTTAGTATTAGACAAGGGAAAAGCTGTTGCTGCTCCCCAGTCTTCCGTAGCTGATACAGTGCAACCTAATAAACCTTCTCAGGCGAGCACTGTTGCCCAGTCAAAGGATATGGCTTCCACCGGAAAATACCATGGACCCCTatttgattttcctttcttcaccAGGAAACATGATTCCTTTGGGTCATCAATGAtgctcaacaacaacaacaatttgtCTCTGGCATATGATGTGAAAGAACTTCTGTTTGAGGAAGGCATGGAGGTCATTACCAAGAGAAAGACAGAGAATTTAAGGAAGATTGAAGGTTTGCTTGCAGTAAACTTAGAGAGGAAAAGAATTAGGCCAGATCTTGTGTTAAAGTTGCAAATTGAAGGAAAAAAGCTTCGTCTTTTAGATCTTCAGGCACGTTTAAGGGACGAGATTgatcaacaacaacaagagATAATGGCAATGCCAGATAGGCCATATCGGAAGTTTGTTAGACTGTGTGAACGTCAGCGTATGGAACTTGCTAGACAAGTTCACGCATCTCAGAGAGCTTTAAGGGAGAAGCAACTGAAATCTATATTTCAGTGGCGCAAGAAGCTCCTTGAAACCCATTGGGCCATTCGTGATGCCCGTACTGCTCGCAACAGGGGAGTGGCTAAATATCATGAAAGGATGTTGAAAGAGTTCTCAAAACGTAAGGATGATGACAGAAATAAAAGGATGGAAGCCTTGAAAAACAATGATGTTGACAGATATAGGGAGATGTTGTTGGAGCAGCAGACTAGCATCCAAGGGGATGCTGCGGAGAGATATGCTGTCCTCTCAACTTTCTTAACCCAGACTGAAGAGTATCTCCATAAATTAGGAAGTAAGATAACAACTGCTAAGAATCAACAGGAAGTGGAGGAGGCTGCGAAAGCTGCTGCAGCTGCTGCGCGATTGCAGGCATGGTTCATCAATCTCctctcattaaaataaaataaaatcctgTGGCCTGGGAGAACCTTTGTTTTTGTGTGCCTGTGTTTCTTTAGTTTGTACAATTAATTTGTGGTATctgtttttttatgtattctactgtcatttttatattgtttgaagTGCTCTATTAATCATTCATcgcattatatattttatggcTAAAGGGTCTTTCCGAAGAAGAAGTCAGAGCCGCAGCAGCTTGTGCTGGAGAAGAAGTGATGATTAGAAATCGTTTTATGGAGATGAATGCCCCTAAGGACAGTTCCTCTGTCAGCAAGTGAGTgttacacattttttttgtgTACTTTGAGTTTTGTGCTTTTGGCATAATGAAACTTGAGGTCAGGTGTATTTTTACAGCTTGATGCTATCTCAAAATGTGCCAACTGCCTAATTGTAACATTTATTGTAATTGTAACTCTTTGATATTGTTTATCCAAGTTATGATTTTTGTACATTGGTTGGTTGTATGATAATACATCTGATTCCTGATGCTTACCATTTTTTGCCACATACCAGGTATTACAGCCTTGCTCATGCAGTGAGTGAGAAGGTTGTACGTCAACCATCAATGTTGCGGGCTGGCACACTTAGAGACTATCAGCTGGTAGGTTGCTAAGTTTGTTGAAATTGTCTCTAATTGCTTATTTTCTTTTGGACTAGGCTTTTAAGTATTTGACATATTATTTTTGAAGGTTGGTTTGCAATGGATGCTTTCCCTGtataacaacaaattaaatgGAATTTTGGCAGATGAGATGGGTCTTGGAAAAACTGTGCAGGTTAGTGTTATGATTTCCTGTGGTATTAAAACCTGAACAAAATCTCTGATGTTCTTTCAAGATGAGGGATTTTACAATTCATATTCAAGTTTGTTGCATTATGTGAAGTTGATGTAAAAAGATCACTCCTTTTATTTGCATGATATTTGCTATGATGGTTATATGAACCTCTTGAAAAAAAGTAGTTTTTCCCTGTCCAGGTTATGGCATTAATTGCCTATTTGATGGAGTTTAAAGGAAACTATGGCCCACATCTTATAATAGTCCCAAATGCTGTTATGGTTAACTGGAAGGTGATAACTCTTTCATTTCagtgatatttttttgttatcaaGTGTCCCTTCTAATCACAAAAACTTTTGGTCCACTATGCAGAGTGAGTTGTATACTTGGTTACCATCTGTGTCATGCATTTTTTATGCTGGAGGGAAGGATTACCGGTCAAAGTTATATTCACAGGTAAGTGTGCCAGAGCTCATTAATATATGGGTAATTTAATGTTCAATGCTGAATTTCCTTATGTTATATGAGCAGGAGATTATGGCTATGAAATTTAATGTCCTGGTGACTACTTATGAGTTCATCATGTATGATCGGTCGAGGCTTTCGAAAATTGACTGGaagtatataataatagatGAAGCACAGAGAATGAAGGATAGGGAATCAGTTCTAGCTCGTGATCTTGATAGATATCGTTGTCAAAGACGCCTGCTTCTGACAGGAACACCTTTACAGGTCTAATTTGCTATTATACAAATGCATAGTTGCTGTAATTTTCCTGTGTACTCATAATGTCTTTTATGACCCAGTTCAAGCAAATTTCATGATTCTTGAAGTTTGCACATTTGTTGTACAAGCATGTTCTGCCTTTGATAATTATTGGGGATGTTAAAACATTCATGTGCCTTCAACTAATAGCTTTAGCTTTGGGAAGTCTCTTTCCTTGGAACATGTATTATATCTTTTATGGCCAATTGGTCATAAGTTCAGTCTTTGGCAACTCCAttcttctaaataaaatttcagCACAAGTTGGAGTTGACATTTACCTAAGGTCTTTTTTGTGAGGAGGAGTGTTAaaagatgataaaattatttatatgcttttttACCTATCAGTCTAAACTTTTAGGAGTAGTGTTTGACAGTAGCAGAATTTTATACgttcttttaacaatttaaaatatttatgatggCAAAGGCACTTATAAATAAGCTGTTGCTTGAATACTGTTGAGTCATTTAACTGGCCTCTGCCATGAACTAAGTTTTTCACAGCTCTTAACCTTTGCGTAGACTATTTTGAGATACGGTTtttgttatatgtttatatgaatGGCTTTAATTGGTAAATTCCTTTTCAAGAGGAGCCAAAATTACCTGATGAGGCTAGATTCAGATCTAACAGATGACAAATCCTTGTCTTGCCAAGCTGGGGTTTGGGTCCAGTAGCACCTTATCCAGACTTTTTTTTTGATCAAAACTTGAATGTTGTTAATTTGGTAACAGCTCAAATCTTGACTTGGGTACCTTGTGTTGTATCCACAACCTTTGGTCAAGTATATGTCATTATTCTAGCCATGTTCATTTTGTTGTTGCTGGAATATAGTCAAAGTCCTCTTACTAATAATTCATGTCTTGCTTCAATAAATACCTGTTATTATATTGACTCATGTTCTATATGTTAAATTCATTTAGATGTCTTTAATGATCATCAATTGATAAATCATTTCGATACATGCTGCATTACaaatcttgataaaaaaaaattaattatgtaaatttCTCTGcagaatgatttgaaagaactGTGGTCGCTCTTAAATTTACTTCTTCCAGAGGTTTTTGACAACAAGAAAGCCTTTAATGATTGGTTCTCAAAGCCATTTCAAAAGGAAGGTTCCAGTCAAAATACAGAAGATGATTGGCTTGAGactgaaaaaaaagttatcattatCCATCGACTTCACCAAATTCTTGAGCCTTTCATGCTCAGGCGTCGTGTTGAAGAAGTTGAGGGTTCACTACCACCAAAGGTTTGATTTGGATTCTTCCCTGACCTTTTACTCTTTATTTGGTGTTACAATCCTAATCTCTGTGCTGCATTGTAGGTCTCTATAGTTTTACGATGTAAGATGTCAGCTTTGCAGAGTGCCATTTATGACTGGGTCAAATCAACGGGTACCCTTCGACTTGATCCCGAGGGTGAGGAATCTAAGATTCAAAAGAATCCACTCTACCAGGCAAAAGAGTACAAGACTTTAAACAACAGATGCATGGAGTTGCGGAAAACTTGTAATCATCCATGTCTTAATTACCcattatttaatgaattatctacaaatttaattgtaaaatcttGTGGGAAATTGTGGATCCTGGATAGGATCCTTATAAAGCTTCAAAGAACTGGTCATCGAGTTTTGCTGTTCAGTACCATGACAAAACTTCTAGACATATTGGAAGATTACTTGAATCTGCGAAGGTTTGTGTACAGAAGAATTGATGGGACTACTAATTTGGATGACCGTGAATCAGCTATAATGGACTTTAATAGCCCTGATTCAGACTGTTTTATCTTCTTGCTTAGCATTCGAGCTGCTGGGAGAGGCCTTAACCTTCAGTCTGCTGACACAGTTGTTATTTATGATCCTGATCCTAACCCGAAAAACGAGGAGCAGGCTGTGGCCAGAGCTCATCGTATTGGACAGAAAAGAGAAGTCAGAGTTATCTACATGGAGGCTGTTGTTGACAAAATCTCTAGCCATCAGAAGGAGGATGAACTGAGAAGTGGAGGCACGGTCGATATGGAGGATGAATTTGTGGGTAAGGACCGCTATATAGGATCAGTTGAGAGCCTCATAAGGAACAATATTCAACAATACAAGATAGATATGGCTGATGAGGTTATCAATGCTGGACGTTTTGATCAAAGGACAACACATGAAGAGAGGCGTTTGACTTTAGAGACATTGTTACATGATGAAGAAAGGTATCAAGAAAATGTCCACAATGTTCCTTCTCTTCAGGAGGTAAATCGCATGATTGCCAGGAGTGATGAGGAAGTGGAGTTGTTTGATCAAATGGATGAAGAACTGGATTGGCCTGAGGAGATGATGCAACATGATGAGGTGCCACAGTGGCTTCGAGCCAATACAAGAGAAGTGAATGCTGCTATTGCTTCTTTGTCTAAAAGACCATCAAAGAACATTTTATTGGGTGGTAGTGTTGGCATGGACAGTGAGGTGGGTTCTGAAAGGAGAAGGGGACGGCCCAAGGGGAAAAAACATCCTAATTATAAAGAGTTGGAAGATGAAAACGGAGAATATTCTGAAGCAAGTTCTGAAGACAGAAATGAGTATTCTGCACAAGAAGAAGGGGAAATTGGAGAGTTTGAAGATGATGTTTATAGTGGGGCTGATGGACATCAATTGGAAGAGGATGGTTTAACTTCTGATGCTGGATATGAAATTGCTCGTTCTTCAGAAAATGCTAGACATAATCATGTGGCTGAAGAGGCTGGTTCCTCAGGATCATCCTCTGACAATCAAAGATTGGTGCAAACAGTTTCACCTTCAGTTTCTGCTCAGAAATTTGGTTCTCTCTCCGCATTGGATGCCAGGCCAAGCTCCATTTCAAAAATTATGGTACGTGGactttcttttgtattttgattattttattattttgtttgggGCTTCTTTGTCCTATGTTTCATTTTGATTAAATATCTTTTGATAACTTTTGCAAGGGAGACGACTTGGAAGAAGGGGAAATTGCAGTATCGGGTGATTCTCACATGGATCATCAACAATCAGGAAGTTGGATTCATGATCGAGACGAGGGGGAAGATGAACAAGTTTTACAGAAACCCAAGATTAAGCGCAAGCGTAGTCTTCGTGTTCGTCCCCGCCAAGCTGTGGAAAGGCTTGAGGACAAGTCTGGCAGTGAGATGAAATCTCTTCAACGGGGAGAATCATCTCTTTTGGTagactataaatataaaatgcaaaCAAGGATTGATACggaatcaaaatcatttatagaCAACAATGCCGGCAAGCATGATAAGAATGcaacaacattaaaaaacaaGCAAAAGTTACCTTCAAGGAAAGTAGCTAATACGTCCAAATTACATGGGTCACCTCAGTCTAATCGTTTGAATTGCTCATCTGGTCCTTCTGATGATGGTGGTGAACACCCTAGAGAAAGTTGGGAGGGGAAGCCTCTAAATTCAAATGGATCTTCAGTTCATGGCACTAAGACGACTGAGATAATCCAAAGAGGAGTATGTCATTATGCGACTAATGTTGTCTTATTTCCTGCCATGGTTGTTTGTTTTTCATACTTCACTGCATGTTACACGGACTGCAAGCGGGAACCATTATTAATCTGAAGCTTAATtagaataaaacattaattaactTTCTGTTGGCTATGTGAACTTCATCTAAACTCGTTAAATAAACCATGTTGGAGATGTTTCTTGTAGGTTTctaatgtaaaatatatgaCCTCACACAACTTGTTCACATGCAGTGCAAGAATGTAATTAGCAAGCTCCAAAGGAAAATAGACAAGGAAGGCCATCAGATTGTACCTTTGCTAACAGATTTATGGAAGAGGATTGAGAATTCAGGGTATGCGGGTGGATCTGGGAGTAGTCTGTTGGATTTACGGAAGATTGACCAGCGGATTGATAGAATGGATTATACCGGAGTAATGGAGCTCGTGTTTGATGTACAGTTCATGTTGAGGGGTTCAATGCATTTCTACGGATATTCATATGAGGTGAGATTTCTTATCCGTGTTAATTATACAAAGTGAAGGAAACAAAATCTCTGACTAAATTGTATTTGGACAACTTATGTATATCTCTCTATGTATACAGCAGCTCTGATTTTCGGTTCACAATTCAAAGGACCTGAAATGAATAGAGGCTAGGATTGTTCATATGATCTCCATTTTTGTAACTGTTAAAAGTTCTGAATGGTCTTTATTTGCAGGTGAGATCTGAAGCAAGGAAGGTTCATGATCTATTCTTTGATATCCTGAAAATTGCGTTCCCGGATACAGATTTTGGAGAAGCAAGATGTGCAATTTCTTTCTCCAGCCAAATTCCTGCGGGTACCACCACATCTCCAAGGCAAGTGACAGTTGGCCCCAGCAAAAGGCACAGAGCGACCAATGATGTGGAAACCAATCCAATCCCTTCACAGAAGCTGCCACAAAGCGGAGCTGCTTCTAATGGCGAAAGCAGCAGGTTCAAAGGTTCAAAAACTGGTAGTGGCAGCAGCAGTGCACGTGAGCAACCTCAGCAGGATAATCATCCAATGCTCACCCATCCAGGTCAGTTGGTTGTGtgcaagaagaaaagaaatgacagagaaaagacATTGGGGAAGGGAAGGAGTGGATCAGCATGTCCTGTTTCTCCACCTTGTGCTATAAGAAGTCCAGGGTCAGGTTCAAACCCAAAGGATGGTAGATGGGGTAGTCAACCATCTCAACACTCAAATGGGTCTGCTGGGTCAGTTGGTTGGGCAAACCCTGTAAAGCGTTTGAGAACAGATTCTGGGAAGAGGAGACCAAGCCATATGTAGATTTTTAAGGAGACAAAAGATGGTAGTTTTTCAGGAAGAGCTTTAGTTAGCCCATACTCTCTGTTAATATAGAGTTAGTTCTTCAATTGTATTCTATAGCTACCTCAATCAATGCCTTAAATTACAATgctcaacaattttttttctttggatatCTGCATCTTGCAGGTGACAACGCTTCTCTTTAGATACCAGATCATGAATGTCTTGTATAGTAACTTCTTGGTTCATAGTATGCCAT
Coding sequences within:
- the LOC106759155 gene encoding probable global transcription activator SNF2L2; this translates as MQSGGGPGGGPGRNPAGRAASTSSAAASPSSSSSAASHLESLQQQQQQQQIGSRQSFQQQLLRKPEGSEAFLAYQAGLQGIFGSNNFPPSSMQLPQQSRKFVDLAQHGSNQGQGVEQQMLNPAQAAYFQYALQASQQKSALAMQQPKMGMMGSSSVKDQDMRMGNLKMQDLMSMQAVNQAQASSSRNSSDHFNHGEKRVEQGQQLAPARKSEGNPSSQGPAVGNIVPGNIIRPVQALANQQNTSNTMNNQIAMSAQLRAMQAWAHEQNIDMSHPANAQLMAQLIPLMQSRMVQQPKVNDTNSGAQSSPVPVSNQQVTSPAVASESSARANSSGDVSAQSGSVKGRQMAPPNHLSPPISAGIASTSSDMTVQQFSLHSRDTQGSLKQSVLTGNGMHSQQTSANMNIGADHPLNAKASSSCPEPAKMQYIRQLNQSASQGGGLTNEGGSGNYTKTQAGPSQTPQQRNGFTKQQLHVLKAQILAFRRLKKGEGALPQELLRSINPPPLDLQVQQPIHSGGAQNQERSAGNIVAEQQRQNEANAKDSQHIPSISGNISSKKEAFMRDESNPVTAVYMQATSPVIKESAGREEQQSVVCSAKSDQENEHGINRTSVRNELVLDKGKAVAAPQSSVADTVQPNKPSQASTVAQSKDMASTGKYHGPLFDFPFFTRKHDSFGSSMMLNNNNNLSLAYDVKELLFEEGMEVITKRKTENLRKIEGLLAVNLERKRIRPDLVLKLQIEGKKLRLLDLQARLRDEIDQQQQEIMAMPDRPYRKFVRLCERQRMELARQVHASQRALREKQLKSIFQWRKKLLETHWAIRDARTARNRGVAKYHERMLKEFSKRKDDDRNKRMEALKNNDVDRYREMLLEQQTSIQGDAAERYAVLSTFLTQTEEYLHKLGSKITTAKNQQEVEEAAKAAAAAARLQGLSEEEVRAAAACAGEEVMIRNRFMEMNAPKDSSSVSKYYSLAHAVSEKVVRQPSMLRAGTLRDYQLVGLQWMLSLYNNKLNGILADEMGLGKTVQVMALIAYLMEFKGNYGPHLIIVPNAVMVNWKSELYTWLPSVSCIFYAGGKDYRSKLYSQEIMAMKFNVLVTTYEFIMYDRSRLSKIDWKYIIIDEAQRMKDRESVLARDLDRYRCQRRLLLTGTPLQNDLKELWSLLNLLLPEVFDNKKAFNDWFSKPFQKEGSSQNTEDDWLETEKKVIIIHRLHQILEPFMLRRRVEEVEGSLPPKVSIVLRCKMSALQSAIYDWVKSTGTLRLDPEGEESKIQKNPLYQAKEYKTLNNRCMELRKTCNHPCLNYPLFNELSTNLIVKSCGKLWILDRILIKLQRTGHRVLLFSTMTKLLDILEDYLNLRRFVYRRIDGTTNLDDRESAIMDFNSPDSDCFIFLLSIRAAGRGLNLQSADTVVIYDPDPNPKNEEQAVARAHRIGQKREVRVIYMEAVVDKISSHQKEDELRSGGTVDMEDEFVGKDRYIGSVESLIRNNIQQYKIDMADEVINAGRFDQRTTHEERRLTLETLLHDEERYQENVHNVPSLQEVNRMIARSDEEVELFDQMDEELDWPEEMMQHDEVPQWLRANTREVNAAIASLSKRPSKNILLGGSVGMDSEVGSERRRGRPKGKKHPNYKELEDENGEYSEASSEDRNEYSAQEEGEIGEFEDDVYSGADGHQLEEDGLTSDAGYEIARSSENARHNHVAEEAGSSGSSSDNQRLVQTVSPSVSAQKFGSLSALDARPSSISKIMGDDLEEGEIAVSGDSHMDHQQSGSWIHDRDEGEDEQVLQKPKIKRKRSLRVRPRQAVERLEDKSGSEMKSLQRGESSLLVDYKYKMQTRIDTESKSFIDNNAGKHDKNATTLKNKQKLPSRKVANTSKLHGSPQSNRLNCSSGPSDDGGEHPRESWEGKPLNSNGSSVHGTKTTEIIQRGCKNVISKLQRKIDKEGHQIVPLLTDLWKRIENSGYAGGSGSSLLDLRKIDQRIDRMDYTGVMELVFDVQFMLRGSMHFYGYSYEVRSEARKVHDLFFDILKIAFPDTDFGEARCAISFSSQIPAGTTTSPRQVTVGPSKRHRATNDVETNPIPSQKLPQSGAASNGESSRFKGSKTGSGSSSAREQPQQDNHPMLTHPGQLVVCKKKRNDREKTLGKGRSGSACPVSPPCAIRSPGSGSNPKDGRWGSQPSQHSNGSAGSVGWANPVKRLRTDSGKRRPSHM